A single Methanolobus sp. ZRKC5 DNA region contains:
- a CDS encoding ATPase domain-containing protein has product MESKPTGIPGFDEILGGGIMAPSTILIAGNPGSGRTVLGVQGLCEAARSGENVLYICMTSKSEISVREALSNYDFYEESLTIHTFNASSVERDPLTMLVDLGNIVASLKPDRILIDPVTPIGFGFPEAERRRFMYSLMSAIGEWDAIVYLTGTMSQTDVCRSVVSDVVEGIVYLSQNIERRGSNRTIKIVKMNLPNYIEGEHTFDISNDGISIYPRITTQVTEQLSPETRVDTGIPGFNELISGGFFELSSTLIAGNTGTGKTLFGLYFIIQGARNGEPGIISTFEDTPAELRRYAASLGLELEELEQKELVKIIYTPPPEINACKHTVKLKSTIENMGAKRILLDDISGFDYVFSDPVAKREHIANMMRIFKDMGLTSMLISGNRAAGNNVLTSEIPVSSLVDVLILLKHVEIEKEIRKTMSIMKMHGSDHEKHLIGYNINSDGIQIGKFLKDL; this is encoded by the coding sequence TTGGAAAGTAAACCCACAGGAATACCAGGATTTGACGAAATACTCGGTGGAGGCATAATGGCCCCTTCGACAATATTGATAGCAGGTAACCCAGGTAGTGGGCGGACTGTACTTGGAGTCCAGGGTTTGTGTGAAGCGGCAAGGAGCGGAGAAAATGTACTGTATATATGCATGACTTCTAAATCAGAGATTTCCGTAAGAGAAGCCCTCTCTAACTATGATTTTTACGAGGAGTCATTGACCATACATACATTCAACGCCAGTTCCGTGGAAAGAGACCCACTTACCATGCTGGTTGACCTTGGGAACATCGTAGCATCCCTTAAACCAGACAGGATATTGATAGACCCCGTCACCCCAATAGGGTTTGGTTTTCCTGAAGCTGAAAGAAGAAGATTCATGTATTCCCTCATGTCCGCAATTGGAGAATGGGATGCCATTGTGTATCTGACAGGAACAATGTCACAGACTGATGTGTGCAGATCAGTCGTTAGTGACGTGGTTGAAGGAATAGTATACCTTTCGCAAAATATCGAAAGAAGGGGAAGCAACCGTACGATAAAGATCGTGAAAATGAACCTTCCCAATTACATTGAAGGGGAACACACTTTTGATATTTCAAACGACGGAATCAGTATCTACCCAAGAATAACCACCCAGGTCACCGAGCAATTATCACCGGAAACAAGAGTCGATACAGGCATTCCCGGATTCAATGAGTTGATAAGTGGTGGATTCTTTGAACTATCATCCACATTGATAGCAGGAAATACAGGCACAGGGAAAACATTATTTGGACTTTATTTTATAATTCAGGGTGCCAGGAATGGAGAACCTGGAATAATAAGTACCTTTGAGGATACCCCTGCGGAATTACGTCGTTATGCTGCAAGTCTTGGACTTGAGCTTGAAGAATTAGAACAGAAAGAGCTGGTCAAAATCATTTATACGCCTCCCCCAGAGATAAATGCCTGCAAGCATACAGTAAAGCTCAAGAGTACTATTGAAAATATGGGAGCAAAAAGAATACTTCTGGATGACATATCCGGATTTGACTATGTCTTTAGTGATCCGGTTGCCAAAAGAGAGCATATCGCCAACATGATGAGGATATTTAAGGATATGGGACTCACATCCATGCTGATCAGTGGCAACAGGGCAGCTGGCAACAATGTACTTACAAGTGAAATACCAGTCTCCTCACTTGTGGACGTTCTGATACTTCTAAAACACGTAGAGATCGAGAAGGAGATCAGGAAAACCATGTCAATTATGAAGATGCATGGCAGTGACCATGAGAAACATCTTATTGGATATAACATCAATTCTGACGGAATACAAATCGGCAAGTTCCTTAAGGATTTGTAA
- a CDS encoding GMP synthase subunit A, which produces MRELKILVINNYGQFCHLIHRAVRDLDMDTKIVANTTSIEDILDEEPDGIILSGGPTLDRAGMCSEYVESIDLPILGICLGHQVIAKTFGGEVGSGPSGGYADIEIEVIDEDELLTGLGPKTSVWASHADEVIRMPEDFKQLARSNICECEAMRHVDRPLFGVQWHPEVAHTEKGEQLLTNFFEICEKY; this is translated from the coding sequence ATGAGAGAATTAAAGATCCTTGTTATCAATAACTATGGGCAGTTCTGCCATCTTATCCATCGTGCAGTAAGGGATCTGGACATGGATACAAAGATAGTTGCCAACACAACCTCGATTGAGGACATCCTTGATGAAGAGCCGGATGGAATTATTCTAAGTGGTGGTCCTACACTGGACAGAGCTGGTATGTGCTCTGAATATGTTGAAAGTATTGACCTTCCGATCCTTGGCATCTGTCTTGGTCATCAGGTTATCGCAAAGACTTTCGGCGGCGAGGTAGGTTCGGGCCCATCAGGTGGGTATGCAGATATTGAAATTGAGGTCATCGATGAGGATGAACTCCTTACAGGCCTGGGTCCAAAGACCTCTGTTTGGGCATCACATGCTGATGAGGTTATCAGGATGCCTGAGGATTTCAAACAACTTGCAAGGTCAAACATCTGCGAGTGCGAAGCAATGAGGCACGTAGACAGGCCTCTGTTTGGTGTGCAGTGGCACCCTGAAGTGGCACACACAGAAAAAGGAGAACAGCTTTTGACGAATTTCTTTGAAATATGTGAGAAGTATTAA
- a CDS encoding signal recognition particle protein Srp54, producing MVMDKLGNSLQDALKKLVKSGRIDERTVNEVVKDIQRALLQSDVNVKLVMQMSKHIKERALKEEVPSGMSPREHVIRIVYQELINIIGKSTDIPLKPQTIMMIGLQGSGKTTTTSKLARYFQRKGLKPAVVCADTFRPGAYQQLETLCTKLNVPFYGEEGNPDAVGIVERGLEELQKNDVLIVDTAGRHSLESDLITEMEEIHAMAKPDYKLLVLDGAIGQQASEQARAFNDSIGISGVVISKLDGTAKGGGALSAVSETNSSIAFIGVGETPDDLERFEPDRFISRLLGMGDIKSLIEKAEEALGEEDFDMEAMLRGRFTLKDMYKQLESLNKMGPMKQVMQMLPLGGLGAKIPEDAYQVTGDKLGRYRVLMDSMTEEEMLNPRVIGSARIKRIARGSGSAPEDVRELLKYHKMMQTAMKGFRGGKFNMQKMMKKMGM from the coding sequence ATGGTAATGGATAAACTCGGGAATTCCCTGCAGGATGCCCTTAAAAAACTTGTAAAATCAGGACGTATCGACGAACGGACCGTAAATGAGGTCGTTAAGGATATCCAGAGAGCTTTGCTCCAGTCTGATGTTAATGTCAAGCTGGTCATGCAAATGTCAAAGCATATCAAAGAGCGTGCCCTGAAAGAAGAAGTTCCTTCAGGAATGAGTCCCAGGGAACATGTAATAAGGATAGTTTACCAGGAACTTATCAATATAATAGGGAAGAGCACTGACATTCCCCTCAAACCCCAGACCATCATGATGATAGGTTTGCAAGGTAGCGGAAAAACCACAACAACTTCAAAACTCGCACGCTATTTCCAGAGGAAAGGACTAAAACCGGCAGTTGTTTGTGCCGATACATTCAGACCAGGCGCATACCAGCAACTTGAGACACTCTGTACTAAGCTCAACGTTCCATTCTATGGTGAAGAAGGCAACCCGGATGCAGTTGGTATTGTAGAGAGAGGGCTTGAAGAACTCCAGAAAAATGATGTGCTTATAGTTGACACCGCAGGCCGCCACTCACTTGAGAGTGATCTCATCACTGAGATGGAAGAAATACACGCCATGGCAAAACCAGACTACAAACTGCTGGTACTTGACGGTGCTATCGGGCAGCAGGCAAGCGAGCAAGCCCGTGCTTTTAATGATTCGATCGGGATATCAGGCGTGGTGATCTCCAAGCTTGACGGTACCGCAAAAGGTGGTGGTGCACTTTCAGCAGTATCCGAAACAAATTCATCTATCGCTTTTATTGGCGTAGGAGAAACGCCGGATGACCTTGAGAGATTCGAGCCTGACAGGTTCATTTCAAGACTTCTTGGAATGGGTGATATCAAAAGCCTTATCGAAAAGGCCGAGGAAGCCCTTGGAGAGGAAGACTTTGACATGGAAGCAATGCTTCGTGGCAGATTCACACTCAAGGACATGTACAAACAGCTTGAGAGCCTGAACAAGATGGGACCAATGAAACAGGTTATGCAAATGTTGCCTCTTGGAGGGCTTGGTGCCAAGATACCTGAAGATGCATATCAGGTAACTGGTGACAAACTCGGACGTTACAGGGTTCTCATGGATTCGATGACGGAGGAAGAAATGCTCAACCCCAGAGTTATCGGCAGTGCCCGCATCAAGAGAATTGCAAGAGGTTCCGGGAGTGCTCCGGAGGATGTAAGAGAACTTCTGAAATATCACAAGATGATGCAAACCGCTATGAAAGGATTCCGTGGCGGAAAATTCAATATGCAAAAAATGATGAAGAAAATGGGAATGTGA
- a CDS encoding DMT family transporter, whose translation MELFVIIFGLTAALCWGTADFSGGFATKRSGVLTVAIISQATGIILLIAAALAFSESVPSTTDMLWGASAGLAGGMGVLALYHALSVEKMGIVAPVTAVMSALIPVVFGMITEGLPDTSQLIGFLFALIGVWLISRDHESSKIELQKLKLPCLAGTGFGMFMILIDQVQAEGIFWPLVGARMATIPTFIIVAYFMKQTKVPDIRYLPIILLAGILDTGGNVFYVLAAKTGRLDISAILTSMYPAITVLLAWILLKEKLVYRQWAGIIFTMAAVVLIA comes from the coding sequence ATGGAACTGTTTGTTATTATATTCGGGCTTACTGCAGCACTTTGCTGGGGAACCGCAGATTTTAGTGGAGGTTTTGCCACAAAACGTAGTGGTGTGCTGACAGTTGCCATCATTTCACAGGCAACTGGAATAATCCTCCTCATTGCAGCAGCACTTGCTTTTTCTGAAAGCGTACCATCCACGACAGACATGCTATGGGGTGCATCTGCGGGACTTGCCGGAGGAATGGGAGTTCTTGCACTGTACCATGCATTATCCGTTGAGAAAATGGGAATTGTAGCACCGGTCACAGCTGTTATGAGTGCCCTCATTCCCGTGGTTTTTGGAATGATAACAGAGGGACTGCCTGACACAAGCCAGCTTATAGGTTTTCTTTTTGCACTCATCGGCGTATGGCTTATATCCAGAGATCATGAGAGTTCGAAAATAGAACTGCAGAAACTCAAACTGCCCTGCCTTGCAGGTACTGGATTCGGGATGTTTATGATACTTATTGATCAGGTACAGGCCGAAGGAATATTCTGGCCTCTTGTGGGAGCCAGGATGGCAACTATTCCAACATTCATAATTGTTGCTTATTTCATGAAGCAGACAAAAGTACCCGACATCAGGTACCTTCCAATTATTCTGCTTGCAGGCATCCTTGATACAGGAGGAAATGTGTTCTACGTACTTGCAGCAAAGACAGGAAGACTCGATATATCAGCAATCCTTACTTCAATGTACCCTGCAATAACTGTGCTTCTTGCATGGATACTTCTGAAAGAGAAGCTTGTATACAGACAATGGGCAGGGATTATCTTTACAATGGCAGCTGTTGTGCTGATAGCATAA